The Tumebacillus amylolyticus genome contains a region encoding:
- a CDS encoding SDR family NAD(P)-dependent oxidoreductase, with protein sequence MEALNGKVAIITGANQGIGLAIAQRLAEQGVAIGMGSNKAEELRQAAEEIRAAGGRVVAVPVDVRNPTDIEDLVKQTLEAFGTIDIVINNAGVTYFGGVQQCTETEWDNTLNINVKGYFLLTKAVLPTLIEKKGGHIINMSSIWGKKGSATMVAYSTSKFAIEGFTQSLIDEVKPHGIKVTSVVLDKVDTPFRDNMTEFVNFSEEQKQRMLTADDVADSVMFALTSSPRSLPSSIHLDAYLWK encoded by the coding sequence ATGGAAGCATTGAACGGCAAAGTCGCGATCATCACCGGGGCCAACCAAGGCATTGGCCTCGCCATCGCGCAACGCCTCGCCGAACAGGGCGTCGCGATCGGTATGGGTTCGAACAAAGCAGAAGAACTTCGTCAAGCAGCGGAGGAAATCCGTGCAGCAGGCGGACGCGTCGTCGCAGTTCCGGTCGATGTGCGCAACCCGACTGACATCGAAGACCTCGTTAAGCAAACGCTGGAAGCGTTCGGCACGATCGACATCGTGATCAACAACGCAGGTGTCACCTACTTCGGCGGCGTGCAGCAATGCACGGAAACCGAGTGGGACAACACGTTGAACATCAACGTCAAAGGCTACTTCCTGCTGACGAAAGCCGTTCTCCCGACCCTGATCGAGAAAAAAGGCGGTCACATCATCAACATGTCCTCCATCTGGGGCAAAAAAGGTTCCGCCACTATGGTTGCGTATTCCACCTCGAAATTCGCAATCGAAGGCTTCACGCAAAGTTTGATCGACGAAGTCAAGCCGCACGGGATCAAAGTGACCAGTGTCGTGCTCGACAAAGTCGACACACCGTTCCGCGACAACATGACGGAGTTCGTCAACTTCTCGGAGGAGCAAAAGCAACGCATGCTGACAGCAGATGATGTGGCGGACAGTGTGATGTTCGCGCTGACCTCGTCGCCGCGCAGCTTGCCCTCCAGCATCCATCTGGATGCGTATCTCTGGAAGTAA
- a CDS encoding DMT family transporter: MNNWLIYILLVCSTVFWGGNFNAGKLAVDHLPPFTAAALRFGLASIVMLLILFAKEKINKEALKQNFWSFVLLGLIGVFGFNVLFFVGLKYTSAVNGSLIMATNPLITVLFAIFILKDKFTVQRAIGFLLSLIGVVAVICKGSLDTLTSLNFSGGDLIILGGNICWALYGVLGRKIVKNSTPLLTTTITMVIGAVVMIPFALAETQKMPLLDQPGSLWGAILFMALLGSVLAYLWWNQGIAKIGAGNTSIFFNLVPVFTMLITVVTGSTVTVAQIVGGLLVISGVVFSSGLIKFKSKAQVAEAGLTAKGK; encoded by the coding sequence ATGAACAATTGGCTGATTTATATTTTGTTGGTCTGTTCCACCGTCTTCTGGGGCGGTAACTTTAACGCCGGTAAGCTCGCGGTCGACCACTTGCCGCCGTTCACCGCAGCAGCGTTGCGCTTCGGCCTGGCTTCCATCGTGATGTTGCTGATCTTGTTCGCGAAGGAAAAAATCAACAAAGAAGCACTCAAACAAAACTTCTGGTCGTTCGTACTGCTCGGTTTGATCGGGGTGTTCGGTTTTAACGTCCTGTTCTTCGTTGGCTTGAAATACACCTCTGCGGTCAACGGCTCGCTGATCATGGCGACCAACCCGTTGATCACCGTCCTGTTTGCGATCTTCATTTTGAAAGACAAATTCACCGTGCAACGTGCCATCGGTTTCTTGCTGTCCCTGATCGGTGTCGTAGCCGTCATCTGCAAAGGCTCGCTCGACACGCTGACCTCGCTGAACTTCTCCGGCGGCGACCTGATCATCCTCGGCGGGAACATCTGCTGGGCCCTGTACGGCGTACTTGGCCGTAAGATTGTCAAAAACTCCACGCCGCTCTTGACGACGACGATCACGATGGTCATCGGTGCTGTCGTCATGATTCCGTTCGCACTGGCTGAAACGCAAAAAATGCCGCTGCTCGACCAACCGGGCTCCCTCTGGGGCGCGATCTTGTTCATGGCGTTGCTCGGCTCCGTCCTCGCGTACCTCTGGTGGAACCAAGGGATCGCGAAAATCGGCGCAGGGAACACCTCGATCTTCTTCAACCTCGTTCCGGTCTTCACGATGCTGATCACCGTCGTTACCGGCTCCACGGTTACGGTGGCTCAAATTGTCGGCGGTCTGCTCGTCATCTCCGGCGTTGTGTTCTCGTCCGGTCTGATCAAATTCAAATCCAAGGCTCAGGTGGCGGAAGCAGGCCTGACTGCCAAGGGCAAGTAG
- a CDS encoding DUF1330 domain-containing protein, with amino-acid sequence MVHVLVTLKDNPNEPEALAEYKRRATQIRDEYGAELVLRMNAQERLVGELSEESVRLLKFPSADHVRGWLNDPRYLEIIPLRERGYERVTVTILEDIR; translated from the coding sequence ATGGTACATGTCCTCGTCACCCTCAAAGACAATCCGAACGAACCGGAAGCTTTGGCGGAATACAAGCGTCGTGCCACGCAAATTCGTGACGAATACGGCGCCGAGCTCGTGCTTCGCATGAATGCGCAAGAACGTCTGGTCGGCGAGTTGTCGGAAGAATCGGTGCGTCTGCTGAAGTTCCCGTCTGCAGACCATGTGCGCGGCTGGCTGAACGATCCGCGCTATCTGGAGATCATTCCGCTTAGAGAACGCGGCTACGAACGGGTCACCGTCACGATTCTCGAAGACATTCGCTAA
- a CDS encoding aldo/keto reductase, with amino-acid sequence MEMRTLGASGLQVSAMGLGCMGMSEYYSGRDEQESLLTINRALELGITFFDTADQYGLGHNEELVGKALRPHRREITLATKFGFVRDAQGNLIEINGRPEYVKQACDNSLRRLGTDVIDLYYLHRVDPKTPIEETVGAMADLVKAGKVRAIGLSEASPSTIRRAHATHPIAALQSEYSLWSRDVEDEVLPTVRELGIAFIPYSPLGRGFLTGSIQRFEDLAPDDYRRTSPRFQGENFAKNLELVSRIREMAAEKNCTASQLALAWLLGQDKGMIPIPGTKRRSYLEENAGALTVSLTKSDYARIDEVSPKGAASGVRYPEGALALLDR; translated from the coding sequence ATGGAAATGCGCACCCTCGGTGCATCTGGCCTGCAAGTGAGCGCGATGGGCCTTGGCTGTATGGGCATGTCCGAATACTACAGCGGCCGCGATGAACAGGAATCGCTCCTGACCATCAACCGTGCGCTGGAATTGGGCATCACGTTTTTTGACACCGCCGATCAATACGGTTTGGGTCACAACGAAGAACTGGTGGGGAAAGCGCTTCGCCCGCACCGCCGCGAGATCACGCTCGCAACCAAGTTCGGATTCGTGCGCGATGCACAGGGGAACTTGATCGAGATCAACGGTCGACCGGAGTATGTGAAGCAGGCATGTGACAACTCCCTGCGCCGTCTCGGGACGGACGTGATCGACCTGTACTACCTGCACCGTGTCGATCCGAAAACTCCCATCGAAGAGACCGTCGGGGCGATGGCAGACCTCGTGAAAGCAGGCAAAGTGCGTGCCATCGGCCTGTCTGAAGCGTCTCCGTCCACGATTCGCCGCGCCCATGCGACCCATCCGATTGCTGCGTTGCAATCGGAGTACTCGCTGTGGAGCCGCGACGTTGAGGACGAAGTTCTGCCGACCGTTCGGGAATTGGGGATTGCTTTCATCCCGTACTCGCCGCTGGGTCGCGGGTTCCTCACCGGTTCGATTCAACGCTTTGAAGACCTCGCGCCGGACGATTACCGTCGGACCTCGCCGAGATTTCAAGGGGAGAACTTTGCCAAAAATCTCGAACTCGTCTCCCGAATTCGAGAGATGGCCGCAGAGAAGAACTGCACCGCGTCGCAACTCGCGCTGGCATGGCTCCTCGGTCAAGACAAAGGGATGATTCCCATCCCGGGCACGAAGCGCCGCTCGTACCTCGAAGAAAACGCAGGAGCGCTCACCGTCTCTTTGACGAAGTCTGACTATGCGCGCATCGACGAGGTTTCTCCGAAAGGGGCGGCCTCCGGTGTTCGCTATCCGGAAGGCGCCTTGGCGTTGCTGGATCGCTAG
- a CDS encoding helix-turn-helix domain-containing protein, translated as MEQFVIGKIIKDLRVSLQMTQKELASSICTQGQLSKIEKGEVIPNSNTLYELASRLDVTIDYLYSMAANPRYDYAKQTFELMREAVRERNYQLLAELLENERDNLLFQAPFARQFFLWHRGIVAYYIHHDLTAAVELLTSAVEIGKGTKFVSKRTVEIMNSLAILYLEENDYPHACDVFRECLQALQSMPILEDPKIKIRVLYNYAKALYYSGEFTEAMKLAQQGILICLRDDTMYLLGELYFQRGIALEQLGRDRNRILAMFEKSLAVFALQENEPFTKIVEAKLQAYSA; from the coding sequence ATGGAGCAATTTGTAATCGGTAAAATCATCAAAGACCTACGCGTCTCCTTGCAGATGACGCAGAAGGAACTCGCCTCCTCAATCTGTACCCAGGGACAACTTAGTAAGATTGAAAAGGGCGAGGTGATCCCGAATTCAAACACCTTGTACGAATTGGCGAGTCGTCTGGATGTGACGATCGACTATCTGTACAGCATGGCGGCAAATCCCCGCTATGATTATGCCAAGCAAACGTTCGAACTCATGCGGGAAGCGGTTCGGGAACGAAATTATCAACTTCTCGCCGAACTCTTGGAAAACGAGCGGGACAATCTCTTGTTCCAAGCTCCGTTTGCCCGACAGTTCTTTCTCTGGCATCGCGGTATCGTGGCCTATTATATCCACCATGACCTGACAGCTGCCGTGGAACTCCTGACTTCCGCCGTCGAGATCGGCAAAGGAACCAAGTTTGTCAGCAAGCGTACCGTCGAGATCATGAATTCTCTCGCCATTCTGTACTTGGAAGAGAATGACTACCCTCATGCCTGCGACGTGTTTCGCGAATGCTTGCAAGCGTTGCAATCGATGCCGATCCTCGAAGATCCCAAGATCAAGATTCGCGTGTTGTACAACTACGCCAAAGCGCTGTATTATTCCGGTGAGTTCACAGAAGCGATGAAATTGGCGCAACAGGGCATCCTGATCTGCCTGCGCGATGACACGATGTATCTGCTGGGAGAATTGTACTTCCAGCGTGGAATCGCCTTGGAACAGCTCGGACGAGATCGCAACCGCATCTTGGCGATGTTTGAGAAATCACTTGCCGTCTTCGCCTTGCAGGAAAATGAACCGTTCACCAAAATCGTCGAGGCGAAGCTGCAAGCGTATTCGGCATAA
- a CDS encoding methyl-accepting chemotaxis protein has protein sequence MSLFHDSLPEDACLIVADTETVLGYLPGRQIDLKIVVGTPIHRFEGSVTYKALRSGQKLREERGPETFGISYVSTAIPIFDDGAVVGVFSTVVSNEKSDTLRRSATELTASLQTVTASANQMTISTQDVATQLGDVSDLSKHLAQQIQSVYQILSFVTEISDQSHLLGLNAAIEAARAGDSGRGFAVVADEIRKMAERSKGAVHGIQELLDTIQSSIVQINGTIQQLATYTEEQSASMEELQTSFEQIGHTADGLVEAVEELK, from the coding sequence ATGTCACTCTTCCATGATTCCCTACCCGAAGATGCTTGTCTGATCGTAGCTGACACAGAGACCGTTTTGGGCTACCTGCCGGGCCGTCAGATCGACCTCAAGATCGTGGTCGGCACACCCATTCATAGATTTGAAGGTTCCGTTACATATAAAGCGTTGCGCTCCGGGCAAAAACTGCGGGAAGAGCGCGGTCCGGAGACGTTTGGCATCTCCTATGTCTCCACCGCCATTCCGATCTTCGACGATGGTGCGGTCGTCGGGGTGTTCTCGACGGTTGTTTCCAATGAGAAGTCGGATACACTGCGTCGAAGTGCCACCGAGCTGACAGCTTCGTTGCAGACCGTCACCGCCTCGGCCAACCAGATGACGATTTCGACTCAAGATGTGGCCACACAGTTGGGCGACGTTTCGGATCTGTCCAAGCATCTCGCCCAACAGATTCAGAGCGTGTACCAAATTCTCTCGTTTGTCACGGAGATTTCGGATCAATCGCACCTCTTGGGACTGAATGCCGCCATCGAAGCGGCACGCGCCGGTGACAGCGGGCGCGGGTTTGCCGTCGTCGCCGACGAGATTCGCAAGATGGCCGAACGAAGCAAGGGCGCGGTACACGGAATTCAAGAACTTCTGGATACGATCCAGAGTTCCATCGTGCAAATCAACGGCACCATCCAGCAACTGGCGACGTACACGGAGGAGCAATCTGCGAGCATGGAGGAATTGCAGACTTCCTTCGAACAGATCGGACACACGGCGGACGGTCTCGTCGAAGCTGTGGAAGAGTTGAAATAG
- a CDS encoding site-2 protease family protein gives MFLSGMDFNSFLFRALAFLIAITFHEYAHAIVAYRLGDRTPKEQGRLTLNPIAHFELIGTLMLLFAPIGWARPVQFNPNNFKGNKRVGTILTTLAGPMANLIVAFVFAALYTGMIRHNWVTDPAWTSFFDNFFFTTFSLNLYLCVFNLIPIPPLDGYWILRDLLPRKVAYDLTPFEKYGSFILLLLILTPFFGFVVTPIVSSLAQGIAGLLTWI, from the coding sequence ATGTTTTTAAGTGGAATGGACTTCAATAGTTTTCTGTTTCGTGCGCTCGCGTTTTTGATTGCGATCACGTTTCACGAGTATGCACACGCGATTGTGGCGTATCGCCTCGGAGATCGGACACCGAAAGAGCAAGGTCGCCTGACGTTGAATCCGATCGCTCATTTTGAGTTGATCGGGACGCTGATGCTCTTGTTTGCTCCGATTGGTTGGGCGCGGCCGGTTCAGTTCAACCCGAACAACTTCAAGGGAAACAAACGCGTCGGAACGATCCTTACGACGCTTGCAGGGCCGATGGCCAACTTGATCGTGGCGTTTGTGTTCGCTGCACTTTACACGGGCATGATTCGTCACAATTGGGTGACCGATCCGGCTTGGACCAGTTTCTTCGACAATTTCTTTTTCACGACGTTCTCTCTGAACCTCTATCTGTGCGTCTTCAACTTGATTCCGATTCCGCCGCTGGACGGGTATTGGATTTTGCGTGACCTCTTGCCGCGCAAAGTGGCATACGACCTGACGCCGTTTGAGAAGTACGGTTCGTTCATTCTCTTGCTCTTGATCTTGACTCCGTTCTTCGGATTTGTCGTCACGCCGATCGTCTCGTCGCTCGCTCAAGGGATCGCCGGCCTGTTGACGTGGATCTAA
- a CDS encoding segregation and condensation protein A — protein sequence MEALNLRLDSFEGPLDLLLHLIDKSEIEITDIPISQITDQYMSYLRTMQELNLEIASEFLVMASQLLAMKSGLLLPRPIEMDIPLIDYDEDTDYDPRQALMERLIEYKKFKQLAEDLRDREDRRNRVLTRPPENLTHLIPEVEPNPVEGVSLFDLLDAFRKALAKAQPDEYVAGIQRDEISVENRMQEVLDLMAFSGGRVRFSELLGGYYRRSDIVVTFLALLELMKGKKVVCLQDRLFDDIVIEAM from the coding sequence ATGGAAGCACTGAATCTCAGGCTCGACTCCTTTGAAGGTCCGCTCGATCTGCTCTTGCATCTGATCGACAAGTCGGAGATTGAGATCACCGACATCCCGATCTCCCAGATCACCGACCAGTACATGTCGTACTTGCGGACGATGCAAGAGTTGAATTTGGAAATTGCCTCTGAGTTTCTCGTGATGGCGTCCCAGTTGCTCGCGATGAAGTCCGGCCTGTTGCTGCCCCGCCCGATTGAGATGGACATCCCCTTGATCGACTATGACGAGGACACCGACTATGACCCGCGCCAAGCGCTGATGGAGCGCCTCATCGAGTACAAGAAATTCAAGCAACTCGCCGAAGATTTGCGCGACCGCGAAGACAGGCGCAACCGCGTCTTGACCCGCCCTCCGGAGAACTTGACCCACTTGATTCCCGAAGTGGAGCCCAACCCCGTGGAGGGCGTCTCGCTGTTCGACCTGCTCGATGCGTTTCGCAAGGCGCTCGCCAAAGCCCAACCGGATGAGTACGTCGCCGGCATTCAACGCGATGAAATTTCGGTGGAGAACCGCATGCAGGAAGTGTTGGACCTCATGGCGTTCTCCGGTGGACGCGTGCGCTTCTCCGAGTTGCTCGGCGGGTATTACCGCCGTTCGGACATCGTCGTGACGTTTCTCGCCCTGCTGGAATTGATGAAGGGCAAGAAGGTCGTCTGTTTGCAAGACCGTCTCTTTGACGACATTGTCATCGAAGCGATGTAA
- the scpB gene encoding SMC-Scp complex subunit ScpB: MDASERKAVIEGLLFVSGSEGMEAKQVGLILDISVEDALDLLYDLQTDFNREKRGLQIVEVAGAFQLTTRPEHVPFYERYAYEPQNSALSQAALETLAIVAYKQPITRAGIEEVRGVKSERAINTLISKQLIKGVGRAEGPGRPILFGTTKEFLEYFGLGALSELPPPPAFVPSEDLEDEEEHMLFQTPPDLFRDE; encoded by the coding sequence ATGGATGCCAGTGAGAGGAAAGCCGTCATCGAAGGCTTGCTCTTCGTCAGCGGCAGTGAAGGCATGGAGGCCAAACAGGTCGGCCTGATCCTCGACATTTCGGTTGAGGATGCTCTAGACCTGCTCTACGACCTCCAAACCGATTTCAACCGCGAGAAACGAGGCTTGCAGATCGTCGAAGTCGCAGGGGCGTTTCAGCTCACGACGCGACCGGAGCATGTCCCGTTCTACGAGCGCTACGCCTACGAGCCGCAGAATTCCGCGCTCTCGCAAGCGGCGCTGGAGACGCTTGCGATCGTCGCCTACAAGCAGCCGATCACCCGTGCGGGCATTGAAGAAGTGCGCGGTGTGAAGTCGGAGCGCGCGATCAACACGCTGATCTCCAAGCAGTTGATCAAGGGCGTCGGCCGGGCAGAAGGGCCGGGGCGACCGATCTTGTTTGGCACGACCAAGGAGTTTCTCGAATATTTTGGGCTCGGCGCACTCAGCGAGTTGCCGCCGCCGCCCGCCTTCGTTCCGAGCGAGGACTTGGAGGACGAGGAAGAACACATGCTCTTCCAGACCCCTCCGGACTTGTTCCGCGACGAATAA
- a CDS encoding DUF2953 domain-containing protein gives MTWGWGLLLGLLAVIVILLVLPVRLEVHYKREGADDRLHLGVRALFGIVRLGYDIPVVALMERKGKLAVKKDPAKQMPKSQKGWTTVTVEMIEKGIRKFNEIRKKLKRYKRAIRRLTKSFHLDQMKWYTKFGTGDAAQTGVLTGFGWAFKGVINGQLHHYLNVEQRPVYRVQPHFQAKGFRTEMTCIIRFTPGKTMVAGLTLVILWLMEGIKCRSIRFKD, from the coding sequence ATGACCTGGGGTTGGGGACTCCTGCTGGGACTCTTGGCGGTGATCGTGATCCTGCTGGTGTTGCCGGTGCGCTTGGAAGTGCATTACAAGCGCGAAGGCGCAGACGACCGGTTGCATCTGGGTGTGCGTGCCTTGTTCGGGATCGTCCGTCTCGGATATGACATCCCCGTGGTCGCCCTCATGGAGCGCAAAGGAAAACTCGCCGTCAAAAAGGACCCGGCCAAACAGATGCCAAAAAGTCAAAAAGGCTGGACGACCGTCACCGTCGAGATGATTGAGAAGGGCATCCGCAAGTTCAACGAGATTCGGAAAAAACTCAAGAGATACAAACGGGCCATCCGTCGTCTCACCAAATCGTTTCACTTGGACCAGATGAAGTGGTACACAAAGTTTGGAACCGGTGACGCGGCGCAAACGGGCGTGTTGACCGGGTTTGGCTGGGCGTTCAAAGGTGTGATCAACGGCCAACTGCACCACTATCTCAACGTGGAACAGCGTCCCGTCTACCGGGTGCAACCGCACTTTCAAGCCAAAGGGTTTCGGACGGAGATGACTTGCATAATTCGATTTACGCCCGGTAAAACTATGGTGGCAGGACTTACATTGGTGATTTTATGGTTGATGGAGGGGATCAAATGTCGGAGCATCCGATTCAAGGACTGA
- the ytfJ gene encoding GerW family sporulation protein: protein MSEHPIQGLMSTAMENLKEMVDVNTIVGDPVETPDGSVILPVSKVGFGFAAGGSEFDPEVEGKKDKADVELPFGGGAGGGVSITPIGFLVVGNGQVKMLSTEGPNQMYEKLIDLAPQMFDKVSQMIKKNSKQNDKQQQAGSSNGNGNNGGMRKSENQQYEM, encoded by the coding sequence ATGTCGGAGCATCCGATTCAAGGACTGATGTCCACGGCCATGGAGAATTTGAAGGAAATGGTCGATGTTAACACCATCGTCGGCGATCCGGTGGAAACCCCGGACGGCAGTGTCATTCTCCCGGTGTCAAAAGTCGGTTTCGGCTTCGCGGCGGGCGGCTCAGAGTTTGACCCGGAAGTCGAAGGCAAGAAGGATAAAGCGGACGTCGAGCTACCGTTTGGCGGTGGTGCAGGCGGCGGTGTGTCGATCACTCCGATCGGCTTCCTCGTCGTCGGCAACGGCCAAGTCAAGATGCTTTCCACCGAAGGCCCGAACCAAATGTACGAAAAACTGATCGATCTCGCGCCGCAAATGTTTGACAAAGTGTCGCAGATGATCAAAAAGAACAGCAAGCAAAACGACAAGCAGCAACAAGCCGGGAGCTCGAATGGAAACGGCAACAACGGCGGCATGCGCAAGTCGGAAAACCAGCAATACGAAATGTAA
- a CDS encoding D-alanyl-D-alanine carboxypeptidase family protein translates to MKANMLAATLTLAVGVTILPISATAASHDPAATTYIDVAPTTNNVYASDVSVSARSAAAIDVQTGRFLYEKNGDDKMLIASLTKIITCIVAIESGVDLDSETTVSNRAAGKEGSSIYLKVGEKQKIRDLLYAVMLRSGNDAATAVAEACGQGSEAKFVEMMNAKVQDLGLTGTHFANPHGLDAKDHYSTAHDMAVLTAYALRNPTFAQIVATQVKTIPYPGEDYARKLYNKNKMLTRYEGADGVKTGYTKAAGRCLVSSATVDGRQVAVVTLDAPGDWVDHQRLLDYGFEAYTNFPVAKEDEVVKTLPLEDGIEPQVDVKVGVEFTYPVRKNEQDKLRTEMKLDDHLQAPVVGGEKVGEMKIYYEDKLLGVVPLVAAKDVREKTYWERFKQFFSGMIRN, encoded by the coding sequence ATGAAAGCAAACATGCTCGCGGCCACGCTCACGCTCGCAGTCGGTGTGACGATCTTGCCGATTTCTGCAACGGCGGCCTCCCATGATCCGGCGGCCACCACGTACATTGATGTCGCGCCCACGACCAACAACGTCTACGCAAGCGATGTGTCGGTCAGCGCCCGTTCCGCTGCGGCAATCGATGTGCAAACCGGACGTTTTCTGTACGAGAAAAACGGCGATGACAAGATGCTGATCGCCTCTCTGACCAAGATCATCACCTGCATCGTCGCCATCGAATCAGGCGTCGACCTCGACTCCGAAACGACCGTCTCCAACCGTGCGGCGGGCAAAGAGGGTTCGTCGATCTACTTGAAAGTCGGCGAGAAGCAGAAGATCCGCGACCTGCTCTACGCCGTGATGCTTCGCTCCGGCAACGATGCGGCCACCGCGGTCGCCGAAGCGTGCGGGCAGGGCTCCGAAGCGAAGTTCGTCGAGATGATGAACGCCAAAGTGCAAGATCTCGGACTCACCGGCACGCACTTCGCCAACCCGCACGGCCTCGACGCCAAAGATCACTACTCCACGGCGCACGACATGGCCGTGCTGACTGCGTATGCCCTGCGCAACCCGACGTTTGCCCAGATCGTCGCGACACAAGTCAAGACGATCCCGTATCCGGGAGAGGACTACGCTCGCAAACTGTACAACAAAAACAAGATGCTCACCCGCTACGAAGGAGCCGACGGTGTCAAAACCGGCTACACCAAAGCAGCGGGACGTTGCCTCGTCTCCAGCGCCACCGTCGACGGTCGTCAAGTCGCCGTCGTCACACTCGACGCCCCGGGAGACTGGGTCGACCACCAACGCCTGCTCGACTATGGCTTTGAAGCCTACACGAATTTCCCTGTCGCCAAGGAAGACGAAGTCGTCAAAACCTTGCCGCTCGAAGACGGAATCGAACCGCAGGTCGACGTGAAGGTAGGCGTTGAATTCACCTACCCCGTTCGCAAAAACGAACAGGACAAATTGCGCACGGAGATGAAGCTGGACGATCATCTGCAAGCGCCCGTCGTCGGCGGGGAGAAAGTCGGCGAGATGAAAATCTACTACGAAGACAAGTTGCTCGGCGTCGTGCCGCTCGTCGCCGCCAAAGACGTGCGGGAGAAAACCTATTGGGAACGATTCAAGCAGTTTTTCAGCGGCATGATCCGCAACTGA
- a CDS encoding nucleoside recognition domain-containing protein, whose product MINAIWLILLVTGIIVAALNGRIDVVTEAVLNGAKQGVVVCAGLLSIVVFWMGLMRVAEAAGLVQSLAKLIYPLARFLYPSVPKNHPAMGSIVANMSANMLGLGSAATPLGLKAMQQLQELNPHKDRASDAMCTLLAINTSGLTIIPATVIGLRLQYGSARPTEIVITTLLATFLATTTAVFLDRYFRARERRKGGWQE is encoded by the coding sequence ATGATCAACGCGATCTGGTTGATTTTGCTCGTCACGGGCATCATCGTGGCCGCCCTCAACGGCCGGATCGACGTCGTGACCGAAGCGGTGCTCAACGGGGCCAAGCAGGGTGTGGTCGTCTGTGCCGGGTTGCTTAGCATCGTCGTGTTCTGGATGGGATTGATGAGGGTCGCGGAAGCGGCGGGCCTCGTCCAATCCCTCGCCAAACTGATCTACCCGCTGGCCCGCTTTTTGTACCCTTCGGTGCCCAAAAACCACCCGGCGATGGGCTCGATCGTCGCCAACATGAGCGCCAACATGCTCGGGCTCGGGTCGGCCGCGACACCGCTCGGTTTAAAAGCGATGCAACAACTGCAAGAACTCAACCCGCACAAAGACCGCGCCTCCGACGCGATGTGTACCCTGCTTGCCATCAACACCTCAGGACTTACGATCATCCCCGCGACCGTCATCGGTCTGCGTTTGCAATACGGCTCGGCACGTCCGACGGAGATCGTCATCACCACGCTGTTGGCGACGTTCCTCGCGACGACCACCGCCGTTTTTCTCGACCGCTACTTCCGGGCTCGTGAACGGCGCAAGGGCGGGTGGCAAGAATGA
- a CDS encoding spore maturation protein, translated as MMQVVQWFASWSLPLIIAFIPTYAFLIKKVPVYDTFIDGAKGGFGTVIKLLPHLVGMLVAVTVFRESGAMEYLIKLLNPLLQPLGVPPEFLPMALLRSISGSGSMAIMTDIFQAHGPDSFLGRLASTMQGASDTTLYVLTVYFGSVGIRKARYAVKVGLLADLASVIAALFVTHWIFG; from the coding sequence ATGATGCAAGTCGTGCAATGGTTCGCGTCTTGGTCGTTGCCTTTGATCATCGCCTTCATCCCGACCTACGCGTTCTTGATCAAAAAAGTTCCGGTCTACGATACGTTCATCGACGGGGCCAAGGGAGGCTTCGGCACCGTCATCAAACTTTTGCCGCACTTGGTCGGGATGCTGGTCGCCGTCACCGTGTTCCGCGAGTCGGGGGCGATGGAGTATTTGATCAAGCTCCTCAACCCGCTGTTGCAACCGCTTGGCGTACCGCCGGAATTTCTGCCGATGGCGCTCTTGCGCTCGATCTCCGGGTCTGGCAGCATGGCGATCATGACCGACATCTTCCAAGCGCACGGGCCGGACTCGTTCCTCGGTCGTCTCGCGTCGACGATGCAGGGCGCGTCTGACACGACTCTCTACGTTCTGACCGTCTACTTCGGCTCTGTGGGCATCCGCAAAGCCCGGTACGCGGTAAAAGTCGGCCTGCTCGCCGACCTCGCCTCCGTCATTGCGGCGCTGTTTGTGACACACTGGATTTTCGGGTAA